Part of the Oryzias melastigma strain HK-1 linkage group LG24, ASM292280v2, whole genome shotgun sequence genome, AAGATGGATATATAGCCCATGATcacatttaaaggcttgttgcttatctacttaaaattttgaaatttgaaaactttctcatttatttcctataggaatttttttcctattttttttcccaaaactataaagtttatgaaaaccaaaaataccagcagtaaagtcctgaacgttttgataccaagctTACTAAGCAGTCACACAATTAACTCCAACCTTCTTTTGGTTGGACTTCTGTTCCTGCTGGAGGGTCAGAACTGAACAGTAGcttgtgaaaaagtgaaaacatgtAAGAGCCTGTGGGGAGTTTCTAACGGGAGAGACGTCTCTCCGTGTCTCGCTCCATAGAAAGTCCCAGAAAAACTCCCTGCCACTCCTACTCTGTGGACCAAGCAGCTGCAGATTCTCAATTTACCGGCTTTGGGTTGAACTCCAGCAACTTGAATCCCCCTGCAAAAAtctaaatacttaaataaaattgtaattttctgttatttgtgtCTCTAAATGGTTATTTGTTGGTTATTCCTGCAACTGGAGAGGGTGTTCAGAACGGTTCCCCCTGCAGAGAGCAAATATCAGGGCTGTGTGCATAATTACAGATGCACAGTTCCTCCCAAGCACTCATTAGAAAAGGGAATGGGAATGACTCCAGGCTACAACCACCGCTGGCGGTTACGTAATAAGCCTTTTCTCTTGGATCCTGTTTGATCCCGGAGGCGGCTGAAAGCTCCCCCGTCCTGTACGGCTTGTCTTGTTCCTCACAACcaccgttttttttaaataagatcttaaataaatatttttttatgagtggGCGGGGGGTTTCAAGAGAAAATAGATCCTCTGTTTCCACATCTCtttgtcccccccccccccccNNATCACTCTTCAAGCTGCTGTTTTGCGCCACTGGGGGGCACCTCTGAGCCCCACTTTGTGTCTATAATCTAGGGATGCTGGTGGTCCTCAAACAAAAGAGAACATTTGGGAGCTCAATTGGAGAGTGAGAGGTCAGAGGGGTGTGTCAAATGTCTATCAATATGACCGTAAAAATGACTAAAgtggggttttattttgaaaaatattcagtcaaatgtgaacttttttagaaatgcaagataaaacaaaaaaacttaaaaaatcctaattttctctGCTGTAGTGCTCTAAAGCAATCCCAAAAGTAATTCGGAACAATCGGATTAACGTCGTTTCTGCTAATTCTCCGACACCCCATTGGGCACCTCCTCTCTGAGTctattaattcattaattaattaatttcagtTCCATCCTTTAATTCTGCTCCTCTTTGTTTCCAAAGAAACCTCTTCCTGTGTTGCgctccctttttttttcattcacctTGAAAGAAAGCTTTTCCAGCCAGCGCGTCTCCCGCGCCTCATCACATCCGAAAGAGAAGCCCGTCTGCAGGCGCCACCCCGCCAGCCttttgtgggaggagcttaccTTCATCCTGCACAAGTAAAGGAATAACACTCTGTGACCAGCCACTATGTGTGTCAGAGGACCGTCTGAGCTCCCAAAGTGGATGACTGCTCCAAATCTGGTGTTTGTATTACTGAGTGTGAgataaaagaacatttctgtttgCGTCTCCATCCCAAGTCAGGACGTGGTGAGTGTCTGTCTTACGCTGTTTccttaatatttgttttatttacaaaaaaatgcacaaacttttgtttgatttgaaacGCGTTTTGAGTCTTTACCTGAGAAAGGAGTAAATTGGCTTTGCGCGTAATGGTCACATTTACGCACAGCTTTCTCTGGGATTTACGCGCGTGTTGCCTTTAACCTCACATAGGAGGTAGATTGGAATTTAGTGTGGGACACTGTGTGTGGGCTTTGACTTTCTGCAGCGCAGCTTTCAGGTGTGACAGAGGAGCGCCAAACGCGCACAGACGCTCCTTCTCCATGCGCGCTCTAACAGCTGTCTTTTGTCTCGGTAGTGGGATAGAATGCCGGCGATCACGAGTAAAAACTCCGATTTGGAGTTTGACTCCTTGCAACCGTGTTTCTACCCGGACGAGGACGACTTCTACTTCTGTGGTCCCGACTCTGCACCACCGGGGGAGGACATCTGGAAGAAATTCGAGTTGTTGCCCACTCCGCCCCTCTCTCCGAGCCGCGCAGCGCTCCAGGGGGAGCCGGCGACCGGCTCTCCGGAAGCAGATCCGCTCGGCTTTGGCTTGGGGGACCCGCTGGACTGGGCTTccgagctgctgctcctgccCGAGGACGATATTTGGGGAGCATCCGAGGATGGAGACCTGTTCGGGTCCGTTTTGGATACAAACCCCGACAGCATCATCATACAGGACTGCATGTGGAGCGGCTTCTCCGCAAGGGAAAAACTGGAACGGGTGGTTACGGAGAAGCTGGGGAAGGTGATTTCTACGTCTGCAGCAGGCGCGAGGAGCGTGTACGTCAAGgcgcaggaggaggaggaggaggcgagCAGCAGCGCGGTGTCTGAGTGCGTGGACCCCGCAGTAGTGTTCCCCTTCCCTGTCAACAAGAAGAACAGCAGCAGGGACGCACCTGGGACGGTTTTGACAGCCGCAGCCCCCGCGAGCGCACACAGTGACTCAGGTGAGAATCAAAACAAACTgattgtttcatatttttttttatcattttacgATAAATCTGGTTTAAAGCTCCCCAAATTTCCTTTCCTGGCTGCGCTCACGTGTACGATCCGCATCCTATCTTGTCAGTGTTTGGAGCTCGTTCATATGACCAACGCGGAATCGGATTACCTCGTtacattacacacacacacacacacacacatgctcacgCGCATGGAGTAGTGACACAGTGAACTGCTTTATGTAATCAGTGGGCTCTTCATCCGGCAGATGGCAGTAAAATGGGGAATTGTGCGCCTTACTGAACTCAGCTGGCATCTgagccaaacaaaaaaaaagacacaacacacTCACACAAGACACACGCCGGCCAAAGAGTAGGGGATGAAAGGGTCTTCAGTCATGAGCTGGTAAAATGCGCGCTACATGGCGGTTTTTACGCACGGATTACGCACGAACAGTTAAGAaaactgacactttattttagacaattaactggtagaataaaaaaaaacatcaaagaaacaCAGACCACACATAAAGAAGAGGTAATTGCATGGCGGGAAACATCCTCCACCTCCCCAAAACAAACCCTCACGGCTCCTTATCAGCCTGTTTTTCAAACGCAAAGCCTTCAGTTTGGCAGAGTTTGTCTCTTTTTGTTGCGTATATCAAGAAGTGACAGCCTTGAACAAGCCTCCATCTGGACAGCTGTCTTCTTGGCGCGGCTCCAGTCTTGGGGCTCTGACCGCCTGTTGTCTCAGCAAGCAGTTTACTGCCCCCACCTCCCCACAAAAAAGCAGTTCCGTCCTtggaagagctttttttttttgttatttttgtgcctTTTGGGAGTGGAAAAACCAAAAGCTAAATCCCGGCGTCACATGTGGCGGCCACGCCCCCCTCCTCCAGCCAGCCAGCTGTGCCCAGCTTTGTTTTGGTGTGAGTGTTGAGGCAGCATCCTGGCGCAGAGGTGGGTTAGCACGGCTCTTCAGATGCTGCAGAGCTGATAATGAGAGCTATTATCACGGAGGCATTTTAACTCTCTAAGCTTCACTTCCTCTCACCTTCAAAAGTCACCCGTGATAAGCTGCAGCTGCTCTAATCGTTTTCAGCAGTGTCATAGGAGGTCAGAATTATATGGAAGTGCCGGCTGGCCTCTNNNNNNNNNNNNNNNNNNNNNNNNNNNNNNNNNNNNNNNNNNNNNNNNNNNNNAACATGCCGATGCCTGCAGAAGCTGGTGCCTATGCAAACAGCCTGAAAACctgtatttctttttctatttcacagaggaggaagatgatgatgaagaggacgatgatgatgatgatgacgatgaagaagaggaggaggaggaggaagaagaagaggagattGATGTAGTCACGGTGGAGAAACGGCGCTCCACAGTCAATAAGGTTCGTCAAGACGCCCGAGGAGGTCGGTTCAGCAGCCGAGCTCCTCAGGAGCTCATCCTGAAGAGGAGCTCCGTCCACCAGCAGCAACACAACTATGCAGCCCCGTCGCCGTACGCCTCCGACGACGACCCCCTCCCGCCGCCAAAGAAAGCCAAAACGTCGGACGCGCCGCGGCTCCCGACCCGAACAGTCTCGTCCTGCTCGTCCTCGTCCTGCGGCTCGTTGGGGGCGCGCAGCAAGCGCGCCAACAGCGGCGACAGCAGCCCGCGCGGCAGCTCCGACTCCGAGGACAGCGAGCGCCGGCGGAACCACAACATCCTGGAGCGCCAGCGCCGCAACGACCTGCGCTCCAGCTTCCTCACGCTGCGCGACCACGTGCCGGAGCTGGCGCACAACGAGAAGGCGGCGAAGGTGCTGATCTTAAAGAAAGCCACCGAGTACGTGAGCTCGCTAGAGGTGGAGGAGCTGAGGCTGCAGCAGGagaaggataggctccagtcgCGCAGGCAACAGCTGATGCGCAGGCTGGAGCAGGCGAGGACTCGCTAACAGACATCCGCTCACATGCACCCCGGATGACCCCACGGCTCCCACCTCGCCTCCGTCTGAGACTGGACGGGCGCAGCGGCCTGCACAACTGTTGCACGCTCAAACAGATGTCCGAAAACAGCTGGAGGAGACGGGGGGGTTCAAGGGAAAAAGGGGGGGTTTACCTGGACTTTCACTGCCGCcactttttttgcacatttgttgACATTAAGAATGTTTagggttttacttttttcaatacAGTCACATCGAGGAAAAGAGAGAAACAAACGGAGGGGAAAAAGACTTTTTTCGGGCGACCTTTCGCCTCCTTTTATAtcatttctgtttgattttGTACTCACTGTGACACCAGCCTGGAGTCGATCGCGATTCCAAAACAGGGATGTGTGTTAGAGGGCACTTTGCTTGGAGTCAAGAAGCGGTGCACACTTATTCTGCCTTCACCACTGCAAAAGACGTTTATGACTGAGGCATTATGGGTCACAGAAGCAATGCCACTACAGGTTCCTCTCACTCCTCCTCACACTGGTGCTCAAAACCAAGTCAGTGGATGTATAACTGTGCACCTTGCTACCCGACACTTTTGTATATAACAGTGTACAGACAGAATACACTCATATCTGCCTTGTTTTGTAAGACAGTTTGtccgtttttacttttttatatatgaaTATACAAGTCAGGAAGCTGCCAATAGACTGGAagtttatatacatttaaaagtacTGTAAGGCCTCGATTTTGAGAGTCACAAACTTTGTAATataactttctttttctctttttgtactCTATCATATTACTAATTCTTCCCATGTTTATGCTTTTAGTGTGAACTTGATACATACTAAATTTAATACTTATATTTTCGTATGAAAATGAGTTTCCGGTAGATATCAGTTTatctttttctctcatttttttgaTCGTTCAACAAATTTGTTCCATCCTCAAACTTTTCTTGTAACTATTGGGTGCATAGAACTGGGTAAACTGATAtacaacattttcttcttttcatttcttaaaaaatgtacatttagtgCTGCAACTCATAGCACTTTGAAatacctcatttttttttttttttttggaaaataaatagaaatcaTTACCTAAAGTTTTGtggaccttttttttgttggagaCATGTGTAAATATCACCTTTCACCCTCTCAGCCTTTCATATTTCCGCATTTGGCCCCAcgtttctgtatttgttttgttcctCTCAAAGACCGGTCCTGACAAAGGAAAAGAGAGTCTTCTGAATCCTCTCTGTCTCAGCACCCTGCGGCTACCTCCGCCtctacagcctctcacacccacccacccacacacacacacttctctatTTCCCTCTTGAAGCAACACAGCTCTTCCCGCTACATTGTTCAGCccgttgccatggaaactgAAGCAGCTGCTGAGTAGCAGACACGAGAGTGAGTCCTTTATTTGTCTGTGTACTCCTGCCGGCGTGCGCGAGCGAGCGTGTGCATGAATGCAAATATGTGTGTCTACCTTTTGTTGCGGTCTGTGTGTGGCCCCCCCGGCCCCCTGATATCGACGGTGTTGTGCACTGCCTGCCACGGCCGCCGGGACAAGGCCGGATACTGTTTACCAACATCGGCCACATGGTCCTGCCCTCCTCCCCACACCTCTTCTAACCTTTCCTCCGCCGCCACCACCCCTTGTGACTTGGAGCGGCGGGCCAAAAAATGTGGCTGTCAGGAGCCGCGCCAGGTGTTCTCTGGAGACGGCTGAAAGAGAAATCTGTTGCCACGGTCCCCATTCACACAGCGCTCACAGAGAGGGAAATTAACAGTAGAAAAGGCAGagttgttgactttttttaaaaaaatcagtgccAAAACACATAACTTTTCCTAATTTTagcatttctaaagaaaaacattgtcaGGAAAAGAGCTCAAGTACAGAAGTATGTTCCAatagcaggagtgtcaaactcaatcacacaggggggcaaaatccaaaacacatcttatgtcacgggccggacaggataaacatttattgaacacactaaaacaaaaatttaaaaactttaaaaccgtaacttttaacaaaaaaaacttgatatatagcattaccggCGATAacgctagtatgaatgctgtaagctgaatgtggccactgaagatgctagtgctgatagctgaagatgctgaaattgatagctaaaaacgctgaagctaatagatgaaatCACTGgagctgattgccagctaaaatattagctaaaccccaaattagcctaaaaaaaaaaaaaaaaacctttggctagccaaacagctagcatgtagttgaaatgttagctaaactccaaaatatcctaaaaaacgaaaaaaaagcctaaattagtcaaaacagctagcatgtagctaaaaaaaatagctaaactccaaaatatgctaaaaaacgaaaaaaagcctaaattagtcaaaacagctagcatgtagctgaaaaaatatctaaactccaaaatatgctaaaaaacgaaaaaaagcctaaattagccaaaacagctagcatgcaaatattagcctagctccaaagcagcctaaaaagctttttaaaaagccgaaattagccaaaacagcgagcatatagctgaaatactagctaaactaaaaatagcCTTACAAACGTTCATAAAAAAGCCCAAacaagccaaaacagctagcatgtagctgaaaaaaatagccaaacttcaaaatagccttaaaaaacggaataaaaggctaaattctgaaaaacagcTGGCATTTTAATATCAGCCCAACTCCataacagtctaaaaaacttttaaaaaaaggctaaattagccaaagctgctagcatgtagctgaaatattagcaaaactccaaaatagcctaaaaaacgtttttaaaaacctaaattggcctaaacagctagcatgtagcagaaatattagctaaactccaaaacagccgcAAAAAATAGTTATTGCCATAATAGTCCAATAtgccaatatttaaaactttaaaaccataagtttttaatataatcatgaataatcaaaaggcaggaatattattccagaataaatcatcttaaatacctttcaatattttactctccacaaaaacatattttgtcaaaattatacaagttagaagtaagcgcaagataacatcgggtcattaataactataaactaaaatgatctggagatagaattacccagagggccagatccggcccccgggccttgactttgacacaagtgcTCTATAGTAAAGAGCGCTATATGAAGACGGATGactctgttttggagttgagtCTCTCAGTGGGAGAGTGGAACTGGTGGATTACATAACAGGGGTCTGTTGTCTTTGTGCACACTTACAGTGCATGTGTGTATAGGACAGGAGTCTGGTGTCTTTatttctgagtgtgtgtgtgatgtcCCCTGGGACTCCCCTTACCATCTGCCTTATGACTTATCCTGCTTAGTGTGGAAGAAAACAAGTTCACGGACAATAACAGccaggagagaaaaaaaggaaggcGACAAGTCAAAggaaaacactgtaaaaaaaaggtgATCAAAAATATGGAACTAGTTTCAGAGCCActttttttgaaagtttgttATCTGAAAAAATCTATCACAATGAGGCACATAAATGTAATCAATGGAGGATCTCCTGTGTTTAATGATTCTGTCACGAGCTGCTGaaacacattttgtcatttCCTTCGAGGTTTGGATTATTTATCAGTTGACAAACTGACTTAGTATGTcctcattgtttgtttttgcagaaagatgttgtaattttaagtgccaggttgggggcttgtccgggatatACATATCGGATCTGCATTCAACATGTCAACCTTCCCAGTGCGTCTTCCTGTGAGGGTGTCACCGTCTGTTTTGGGGACTTTCCGCAGGTACTCAGAGAGGTTAGGTCGAGGAGAGTCGTGGAGGTAGAAAacacgtgtttgtgtgtggacgGCGAGGAGATCCTTGAGGGAACCTTTTGCCCCGGCTGTGTGATATGCAGCCATGACAAAGAGCTGTGGAGCTACAGTAATTGCAGAACACAGAGTGGACAGTGAAGCGAGAAAGGGTGGGAGGGAGGGACTCCACGAGGAGAAAAGGAGGCCTGAGTGTTTGATCAAAGTTTACCGAAGTCTGAGGAGATTTGCATACAGATGGTACTGTATAGCACGGCCCCCGTAATAcctttccctcttttttttttatttttctttcccccttttctctttctctcacacacactcGCAGACAGATGCAATAGGGCTTCATTGAAGAATGCATGAATAGCCTTTCAAGAGCGTGTTCTAGGAAAGAAACGGCCTTGGCAGGACTACACAGCAccaagagaaagaaagaaagaagaagaagggagaCAAAACAGGGACGATAAcatatttaagcaataaaaagatgaaagtaaAAGCAGGCAAATGATGAGAGGAGAAAGAAGattaagcaaaaagaaaagtttccccgcagcaaaaatgaaaaagaaaacacaggtaacatttcaaaatatagcTCTAAAGAgcaaacttgcttttttttcttttgtatacAGCATATTGTGTAGTTATGAAAGCCACAGCGTGTCCAAAATCAGCCTTAACATGCTGGCTGTACAAATAATTTCCCACTGGATCAAGTCTAATTATCAGCAGCGTTACACAACGTACATTTGGAGATATTCATCTGTCGTTGAGTAATTTGTGAAGCACCTTTGAGAACAGTTGTTTTAGGGCGCTTTACAGTTGTGGTGAAGCAGAAAAGTAAGATATGATGAAAACGGCACTTAATCAAGAGCTCTTAATGAGACCACAGACAGTCAAGGAGGGTAATAAAGGAGTGGAATATTAAGTGTTCATAGCGAACGCAGTTGAGCTGGTCTGAAGACGTTCAAACACAAGAGAAATGCACagattatgattttgttttgtcataTGGTACAATTAATTAttgcaaatgtttgtttttaaggagaGACGGTTGATTTTTGACCTACTATGTGATTTccttataaaaacaaattaatcattTGGATATTGTTATGGATTTATTCAATTCCATCAACGGTATCATTGACTGTCTATGAACACTGGACTGAGTTACCCTCCCACGttgtgtttcaaacaggaagtgcccgcTAGttctaagaagccaaaatcccgtagacttctattgagaaatatctgtttgtcagaatagaAATTATTGTTCTAatacacatgtgtcaaagtcaaggcccgggggccggatccggccctccagatcagtttgttttattgttattaatggattgatgttatcttgcacttatttctaacttgtataattttgacaaaatatatttttatggagagtgaaatattaagttatttaaagtataagttgatttattctggtttgaaagttttaaagtttaaaaaattagcatcgtgctagctttttttttttaactattttggcatttactaagttgtttttagactattttggagttaagcatgtatttcagctacatgcttgctgttttggctaatgtaggttttttctgtttcttaggctgttttggcgAGTATTTACACGCtataggcttttttaaaaaaaaaaaagtttagctattttttcagctacatttgagctgttttggctaacctaagttttttttttgcctttttattggctaatttggaatttagataatgttttagctggatataagcttcagccttttcagctatcagcttcagcgttttcagctattaggttcagcgttttcaggtatcagcttcagcgttttcagctattaggttcagcgtttttcagctattagctacagcgttttcagctatcagcttcagtgttttcagctatcagcttcagcgttttcagctatcagcttcagctttttcagctattaggttcagcttttttcacctatcagcttcagtgtcttcagctacaagctacagcgttttcagctattagctttagttttttcagctatcagcttcagtgttttcagctatcagcttcagagttttcaacaatcagcttcaacgttttttagctatcagcttcaacattttcagctttagaattttcagctatcag contains:
- the mycn gene encoding N-myc protein produces the protein MPAITSKNSDLEFDSLQPCFYPDEDDFYFCGPDSAPPGEDIWKKFELLPTPPLSPSRAALQGEPATGSPEADPLGFGLGDPLDWASELLLLPEDDIWGASEDGDLFGSVLDTNPDSIIIQDCMWSGFSAREKLERVVTEKLGKVISTSAAGARSVYVKAQEEEEEASSSAVSECVDPAVVFPFPVNKKNSSRDAPGTVLTAAAPASAHSDSEEEDDDEEDDDDDDDDEEEEEEEEEEEEIDVVTVEKRRSTVNKVRQDARGGRFSSRAPQELILKRSSVHQQQHNYAAPSPYASDDDPLPPPKKAKTSDAPRLPTRTVSSCSSSSCGSLGARSKRANSGDSSPRGSSDSEDSERRRNHNILERQRRNDLRSSFLTLRDHVPELAHNEKAAKVLILKKATEYVSSLEVEELRLQQEKDRLQSRRQQLMRRLEQARTR